GCGTTGAAGCCCGCTTCATCGGCGAACTTCGTCCCATCGAAAGCGATCGTTTGCGACTTTGGAAGCAACAGTTCCACACTGCCATAGGTCGAGGCGTCGATATTCTTCCGCCCGCCCTGTACAAGCAGGATCTCGCAAGGCTTCTTTGCCCCGAAATTGTCACGCGACACGCCCGGCTTCAGCCCGCAATCTCGCCCGTAACGCAGGCGCAGCGGGTTGGCTTTGTTGTATTCCACGCGGCGCAGGTAGATGGCTTTGCCCCGGATCTCCCATTCCGTTTTGAACTCATCGGCCAGCATTTGCAGGGCATCGGCGCAGGAGGTGTGGCTGTATGAAAGCGTCTTTTCCGTCGCCTCAATGCAGCCGCCCACCGTCCAGCCGCTATCCCTGCGATTAAGTGCCTTCACGATCAGCTCCAAGTGTGCCCGCGGTTTGGCCGTGTAGGCAAACTTCAGCAGGTTTTGAATCGTCGTGTCGCGCACTTTGTACTTACGCAGGGCAGCCTCTGGGCCTTCCATCGTCACGGTGTATTCGAAGTTGCGGTCGCCGTGGCAGATGAATTTTTGCGCGCTTTCCAGCCGGTAGCGCGTACCTCGGAAATCGGTGTAGGCCCCTTCCGGGATCTCCACATATTCAGGCAGGGAATAGTAGAGCGTCAGCAGCTTTGTCTGATGGATCCGATCCTCGAGGTAGCTGCCGTCGTCCGGCTCGACATCGAGGATCAGCGCATCCTTTTTATCGTAGATTTTCATCGGATCACCGTCAAATTCAGTTCAAACTCATACAGGATGAAACCGGGCCGGAGGGCGATAAGCCGCGTGCCCGTACATTCGCGATAAAACACGGGGTAATCCTTTCCCCGGTAGTTCAATGTGTGCTCACCCGGCGCCGTAAGTCGGCCGAACAGGGCGTCGCGGCAGCTCCACATGGCCGCCGTTGAAACGGCTTTTAAGCAGCATTTCAACGCTATTTCTTTGGCATTGAAACGCACGATGCCAGTGTCGTAGATGCGGCCGTCGCGGGTGGCGATCTCCCGGGTGAGATTCTGTTTTACCTCAGCCGGGCGCAGTAGGCTGTCACGCCCTTTTTGAACGAACACACCGAAATCGGCCAGATTGATGCCGTCGAG
The sequence above is drawn from the Tannerella serpentiformis genome and encodes:
- a CDS encoding phage tail family protein produces the protein MIGRNTTARGGSEGAQAATPYGGIDCVASGPKADVRGFVAALAVPGYRSILFPSLGRTFRLRLTNFDELRDYGPLQSFRPLFELDEPERTDAAVWQSPGTHVIRSAYTLDGINLADFGVFVQKGRDSLLRPAEVKQNLTREIATRDGRIYDTGIVRFNAKEIALKCCLKAVSTAAMWSCRDALFGRLTAPGEHTLNYRGKDYPVFYRECTGTRLIALRPGFILYEFELNLTVIR